One Chlorobaculum limnaeum genomic window carries:
- the rpmI gene encoding 50S ribosomal protein L35, whose translation MPKMKSHRGACKRFKATASGKVKRERMNGSHNLEHKNRKRTRRLHQSTLVDATMEKQIKRMILA comes from the coding sequence ATGCCTAAAATGAAATCACATCGCGGTGCCTGCAAGAGATTCAAGGCCACCGCATCAGGAAAAGTCAAACGCGAGCGAATGAACGGCTCCCATAACCTCGAGCACAAGAACCGCAAACGTACCCGTCGCCTCCACCAGTCCACGCTGGTCGATGCCACCATGGAGAAGCAGATCAAGAGAATGATCCTCGCCTGA